The following proteins are co-located in the Sphaeramia orbicularis chromosome 24, fSphaOr1.1, whole genome shotgun sequence genome:
- the batf gene encoding basic leucine zipper transcriptional factor ATF-like, translated as MAQGSDSNDTSYKSPSPGSRPSSSDDVKKVMRREKNRIAAQKSRMRQTQKADSLHLESENLEKENAALRKEVKQLTEEAKYLTSVLSSHEPLCTGLAPQTPDLLYPPHHGSYHHQHIAVSHYQH; from the exons ATGGCTCAGGGTTCTGACAGCAATGACACAAGTTACAAGTCTCCATCACCTGGAAGCAGACCG AGCTCTTCAGATGATGTAAAGAAGGTGATGAGGAGGGAAAAGAACCGGATTGCAGCTCAGAAGAGCAGGATGAGACAAACCCAGAAAGCTGACAGCCTACATTTG GAAAGTGAAAACCTGGAAAAGGAGAATGCTGCCCTGAGGAAGGAAGTGAAGCAGCTGACGGAGGAGGCCAAGTATCTGACATCTGTGCTGAGCAGCCATGAGCCTCTGTGCACCGGCCTGGCCCCCCAGACCCCTGACCTCCTGTATCCTCCTCATCACGGCAGCTACCACCACCAGCACATCGCTGTATCACACTACCAGCACTGA